CGGCATCCCCCCGGACGTGCTGGCGCGCATCTTCGACCCGTTCTTCACCACCAAGCCCGTGGGCCAGGGCACCGGGCTGGGCCTGTCCATCTGCCACGGCCTCGTGCGCAACATGGGCGGCAGCATCACCGTGCGCAGCGAGCCAGGCCGGGGGACGACGTTCACCGTCACCCTGCCCGGCATGGCCGCCGAGGCCAGCCCCCTCGGCGAGGCGCCGGCCGCCCCCGCCCCCCAGACGGACCGCAGGGGCCAGGTGCTGGTCATCGACGACGAGCCCCCCGTGGGCCGCTCCCTGGCGCGCATCATCGGCCCCCAGCACAAGGTGACGGTGGCGGGCAGCGGCGAGGCGGCCCTGGCCGCGCTCACCTCCGGCGTGTCCTTCGACGCCGTCTTCTGTGACCTGATGATGCCCGGCATCTCGGGAATGGACGTCTACGAGCGGATGCGCGAGGCCTCGCCCGACGTGGCCCGGCGCTTCATCTTCATCACCGGCGGCTCGTACACCACGCGTGCCCGCCAGTTCCTGGAGCGGGTGCCCAACCGGCAGATTGAAAAGCCGTTCGACGTGGCGCTCATCCATCAGTATCTCGGAGAAGTCCTCACCTCCTCCCGACCCACACCCGACCCCGAAAGAGAGCTTCCTGGTGATTGACGGTGGCTTCGTCATCGATGCGGTAACCCACGCGTACAACCTCCACCCCTCCAACTACCGGGCCGGGAAGTACGCCGCGTCGCTGGCCCAGCTCATCTGGGGCCTGCACAGCGGCCTGTCTGGCGACAGCCACCGCGTTCCGGAGGAGAAGCGCTTCCTCAAGGACTGGTCCGTGAAGGAGCTTGCCCACATCCTCTTCGTGGAGAGCGGCATCGACCTGGCCGTGCACCACGTGCTGCCCCTGCAGACGCTCTACACGGACGGGCTGTGCTCGTACGAGAAGACGCTCGAAATCAAGAAGCGCTACCCGCACCGCTTCCTCGTCTACGCGGGCGTGGACCCGCTGCGCGGCACCGCGGCCCTGGAGGAGCTGGAGAAGCAGGCCGAGGAGCTGAAGCCCAGCGGCCTGAAGCTCTACCCCGCCGCCTGGCTGGGGGACTCCTTCCGCCACACCGGCTGGCGCATGGACGACCCGAGCATCGCGTTCCCCCTCTTCGAGCGCGCGCAGAAGCTGGGCATCAAGAACATCGCCGTCCACAAGGGCCTGCCCATGGGCGCGGTGCCCATTGAACCCTACAAGGTGGACGACATCGGCGGCGCGGCCGACGCCTTCCCCGAGCTGAACTTCGAAATCGTCCACGGCGGCATGGCCTTCCTGGACGAGACGGGCATGCAGCTGTCGCTGTTCCCCAACGTGTATGTGAATCTGGAAGTCACCGGCGCGCTCATCGTGAAGCGCGAGCGCTGGTTCGCCGAGTCCCTGGCCGCGCTGCTGAAGTGGGCGGGCCCGGCGAAAATCATGTGGGGCTCCGGCACGGTGTTCTGCCACCCGCAGCCGGCGCTCCTGAAGTTCTGGCACGACTTCCAGCTGCCCGACGACC
This DNA window, taken from Pyxidicoccus xibeiensis, encodes the following:
- a CDS encoding amidohydrolase family protein, encoding MIDGGFVIDAVTHAYNLHPSNYRAGKYAASLAQLIWGLHSGLSGDSHRVPEEKRFLKDWSVKELAHILFVESGIDLAVHHVLPLQTLYTDGLCSYEKTLEIKKRYPHRFLVYAGVDPLRGTAALEELEKQAEELKPSGLKLYPAAWLGDSFRHTGWRMDDPSIAFPLFERAQKLGIKNIAVHKGLPMGAVPIEPYKVDDIGGAADAFPELNFEIVHGGMAFLDETGMQLSLFPNVYVNLEVTGALIVKRERWFAESLAALLKWAGPAKIMWGSGTVFCHPQPALLKFWHDFQLPDDLVQVAGMQVTPEVKRMILCDNYARYAGVDVEAVKARIANDSFSKAKARGDVTPYSYQEGLHD